The proteins below are encoded in one region of Halocatena salina:
- a CDS encoding TRAM domain-containing protein, protein MSDCPLADECPHYTERIEGMGCQHYSERGGAEWCTHYEQPIRELKSQPVKPGEEIVVDVTDIHESGAGVGRTEEGFIVLVDGVLPEARARVRITTVRSNHARAEELERLSIPDEEETETETESDDERPLNRQRLGSRDNFWGS, encoded by the coding sequence ATGTCGGATTGTCCACTCGCGGACGAGTGTCCCCACTACACCGAGCGGATCGAGGGTATGGGGTGCCAACACTACAGCGAGCGCGGGGGGGCGGAGTGGTGTACCCACTACGAACAGCCCATCCGTGAACTCAAGTCCCAACCAGTCAAACCCGGCGAGGAAATTGTCGTAGATGTGACGGACATTCACGAAAGCGGAGCTGGTGTGGGTCGAACCGAAGAGGGGTTCATCGTTCTCGTCGATGGCGTGCTACCCGAAGCGCGGGCACGGGTGCGTATTACTACCGTCCGATCGAATCACGCCCGCGCGGAGGAACTCGAACGGCTCTCGATACCGGACGAAGAAGAGACCGAAACCGAAACGGAGTCCGACGACGAGCGGCCTCTCAACCGCCAACGCCTCGGTAGCCGGGACAACTTCTGGGGATCGTAG
- a CDS encoding winged helix-turn-helix transcriptional regulator, with the protein MSSGCRGRAGRVAQFADDAGPWRFNELETRLSIPPNTLTWRLKEFEAFELLTRETRETVPPHVVYTATPKAIELQAVLQYLTLWSMRSKNQPAASKTKDTNEQKSGKAAVSEVSSSSDHTRLPDTD; encoded by the coding sequence CTGTCCTCTGGCTGCCGAGGTCGAGCCGGTCGAGTCGCCCAGTTTGCAGACGACGCTGGCCCGTGGCGGTTCAACGAACTGGAAACACGACTCAGCATTCCACCGAATACGCTGACCTGGCGACTGAAAGAATTCGAAGCATTCGAGTTGCTCACCCGGGAGACACGGGAAACGGTACCACCGCACGTTGTGTATACTGCGACGCCGAAAGCGATCGAACTCCAGGCAGTGCTCCAGTATCTCACTCTCTGGTCGATGAGATCGAAAAATCAGCCAGCTGCCTCAAAGACCAAAGACACGAACGAGCAGAAAAGCGGAAAGGCAGCTGTGAGTGAGGTCAGTTCGTCGAGCGATCATACGAGGTTACCCGACACGGACTAG
- a CDS encoding RPA family protein, translated as MSDERSNDDIDYSGSNADSDSTGTDETESNARQGSPDTTNTDNSDTGGQRRQVARRVFASEFNDATYTFKESNEDRAPVYALLPTGERANRVFIAGTLTETQDVGSESEYWQGRVVDPSGTFFVYAGQYQPEAATVLREAEPPVYVSIVGKPRTYETDDGAVNVSLRPESISITDAETRDRWVVETALRTVERAADTETDPTEYDQMAAERYERSPEQYKQDAIGVLEELDADTETQTADPTP; from the coding sequence ATGAGTGACGAACGATCCAACGACGATATCGACTATTCGGGAAGCAACGCTGACTCCGACAGCACCGGAACCGACGAGACCGAGTCCAACGCCCGACAGGGCAGTCCTGACACGACGAACACCGACAACAGCGACACCGGTGGACAACGGCGACAGGTCGCCCGTCGGGTGTTCGCAAGCGAGTTCAACGACGCGACGTACACGTTCAAAGAATCCAACGAGGATCGCGCGCCCGTCTATGCGCTCCTTCCGACGGGTGAGCGTGCAAACCGCGTGTTCATCGCCGGAACGCTCACCGAAACCCAGGATGTCGGCTCGGAAAGCGAATACTGGCAAGGCCGGGTCGTCGATCCGTCGGGAACGTTCTTCGTGTACGCCGGACAGTACCAGCCCGAGGCAGCCACCGTACTGCGCGAGGCCGAGCCACCGGTGTACGTCTCGATCGTCGGGAAACCCCGAACGTACGAGACGGACGACGGCGCTGTGAACGTCTCCCTCCGGCCCGAATCGATCTCGATTACCGACGCCGAGACCCGTGACCGCTGGGTCGTCGAAACTGCGCTCCGAACCGTCGAGCGGGCGGCTGATACCGAGACGGACCCGACCGAGTACGATCAGATGGCTGCCGAACGATACGAACGATCGCCCGAACAGTACAAGCAGGACGCGATCGGCGTTCTCGAAGAACTCGACGCCGACACGGAAACCCAGACAGCCGACCCGACACCGTAA
- a CDS encoding DUF5814 domain-containing protein, translated as MAITDKIYLKNHRQIVSQLDTSIPKSAFAGATMDVLYSGEGLSNLDTATQDRLLDFANDFLDCETEAELYTGYPERQFIRYLLSLREQGLGPDAIVDVMGDDYMVYAYPGDVLSFLDDSVRTLEAVEDLARVEGNDAHATRVSDRIDELT; from the coding sequence GTGGCTATCACGGACAAGATCTATCTGAAAAACCATCGCCAGATCGTCTCCCAGCTCGACACCTCCATCCCGAAAAGCGCGTTCGCGGGCGCAACGATGGACGTGCTCTACTCCGGGGAGGGACTGTCGAACCTCGATACGGCGACCCAAGACCGCCTCCTCGATTTCGCCAACGACTTCCTCGACTGTGAAACCGAGGCCGAACTGTACACCGGCTACCCAGAACGGCAGTTCATCCGGTATCTCCTCTCGTTGCGCGAGCAAGGTCTCGGTCCCGACGCGATCGTCGACGTGATGGGCGATGACTACATGGTGTACGCCTATCCCGGAGACGTGCTTTCGTTTCTCGACGACTCCGTTCGGACTCTCGAAGCGGTCGAGGATCTCGCACGCGTCGAAGGCAACGACGCCCACGCAACCCGCGTCAGCGACCGGATCGACGAACTCACGTGA
- a CDS encoding CopG family transcriptional regulator, with protein sequence MGNKNKTISFRVNEDVFEVLRDIAEERDISLSAVFRDYVDQLVAHDGQVRIVPEHEINDDTPEQETFPPKVEVPKSFVREHERLELEAEHLREQLDEYKRYVTELTQQLDEYNDEDIIVLDDLDDSDGDDTYRLG encoded by the coding sequence ATGGGCAACAAGAACAAGACGATCTCGTTCCGTGTCAATGAAGACGTCTTCGAGGTGTTACGCGACATCGCCGAGGAACGAGACATTTCCTTATCAGCTGTGTTCCGAGATTACGTGGACCAGCTCGTTGCCCACGACGGACAGGTTCGGATCGTCCCCGAACACGAGATCAACGACGACACGCCCGAACAGGAGACGTTCCCGCCGAAAGTAGAGGTCCCGAAAAGCTTCGTCCGCGAGCACGAGCGGCTCGAACTCGAAGCCGAACATCTCCGCGAGCAACTCGATGAGTACAAACGGTACGTGACCGAACTGACGCAACAGCTCGATGAGTACAACGACGAGGATATCATCGTTCTCGATGATCTCGACGATTCCGACGGCGACGACACATACCGGCTTGGATGA
- a CDS encoding mannose-1-phosphate guanylyltransferase, translating to MQIAVVLAGGVGTRLYPASSDAHPKQFLSFDENGSSLLSRTVQRVERVVDAVYVLTRPEYADRIPEHAPDATVITEPQGKDTGPALVYAAHRLRDVASDPVLLCVPSDHYVGRSFASAAQHAMTVAHETNQLVTLGIEPTRAATEYGYINPGENRGDHFIVDGFYEKPDPGAASRYIYNDFYWNAGVFAWTPEALLTAARNTELGPLVEALQAGNEQAGFDAVAPVSIDHAVLESTDGLRMVPTDMAWDDLGSWDALRRVLDTDENGTVTLGDVLTIDAEDCVIAAGDGNHISAVGVSDLTIAAYDGRVLVVPTAHAQRVRDVVDERDER from the coding sequence ATGCAGATCGCAGTCGTACTGGCTGGAGGTGTTGGAACACGCTTGTATCCCGCCAGTTCGGACGCTCATCCGAAACAGTTCCTTTCGTTCGACGAGAACGGGTCGTCGTTGCTGTCTCGGACGGTTCAGCGCGTCGAGAGAGTTGTCGACGCGGTGTACGTGCTCACTCGTCCCGAATACGCCGACCGGATACCCGAGCACGCACCCGACGCGACGGTCATAACTGAACCGCAGGGAAAAGACACCGGCCCGGCGCTCGTGTACGCCGCTCACCGCTTGCGCGATGTAGCGAGCGATCCGGTGTTGTTGTGCGTTCCCAGCGACCACTACGTCGGTCGCTCGTTCGCATCGGCCGCACAGCACGCGATGACCGTCGCTCATGAGACGAACCAGCTTGTAACTCTCGGCATCGAACCGACGCGAGCGGCCACGGAGTACGGCTACATCAATCCCGGTGAGAACCGTGGCGACCACTTCATCGTCGACGGCTTTTACGAAAAGCCCGATCCGGGAGCCGCGTCTCGGTACATCTACAACGATTTCTACTGGAATGCGGGCGTGTTCGCTTGGACGCCCGAGGCACTCCTCACCGCTGCCCGAAACACCGAACTTGGACCTCTCGTCGAGGCGCTACAGGCTGGGAACGAACAGGCTGGGTTCGACGCGGTCGCTCCGGTGAGTATCGACCACGCCGTGTTGGAATCGACCGACGGACTCAGGATGGTGCCAACGGACATGGCGTGGGATGATCTCGGATCGTGGGACGCCCTCAGACGGGTGCTGGACACCGACGAAAACGGAACTGTCACGCTCGGAGACGTGCTCACGATCGACGCCGAGGACTGTGTCATCGCTGCCGGCGACGGAAATCACATCAGCGCTGTCGGTGTTTCGGATCTCACTATCGCGGCCTACGACGGACGCGTGCTCGTCGTGCCGACTGCCCACGCACAACGCGTCCGAGACGTCGTCGACGAACGCGACGAACGGTGA
- a CDS encoding replication factor A (Replication protein A protects and stabilize the intermediate ssDNA that is generated by the unwinding action of a DNA helicase at the replication fork. In addition, SSBs prevent the formation of secondary structures by single-stranded template DNA.), with protein MTELRQLAESVHAQFSDHLDVDVDEIEERLETLVSEYKVPPEEARRSLVNNYLSETEMDREQLSDGTTDLTPLSEIDTDEEWIDVQAKVLELWEPRNDAISQVGLLGDESGRIKFVSFTTSDLPLLEEDTVYQLSNVVTDEYDGRFSVKLNRTTSIQQLDTDIEVGDDTTEIKGALVDIQRGSGLIKRCPQEDCTRVLQNGRCSEHGEVEGEFDLRIKGVLDDGSTVQELVFDREATEELTDITLDRAKEMAMDALDTSVVTDEMKAATLGQYYRVRGPMLGRYLLVNEFERLGSVDTNEALTKVRSI; from the coding sequence ATGACGGAACTACGCCAGTTAGCGGAATCGGTACACGCGCAGTTTTCCGACCACCTCGACGTGGATGTCGACGAGATCGAAGAACGTCTCGAAACGCTCGTCTCGGAGTACAAGGTGCCACCAGAGGAAGCCCGCCGGAGTCTCGTGAACAATTACCTCTCGGAGACGGAGATGGACCGAGAACAGCTGTCAGACGGCACCACGGATCTGACACCACTGTCTGAAATCGATACCGACGAGGAGTGGATCGACGTTCAAGCGAAAGTCCTCGAACTGTGGGAGCCTCGCAACGACGCGATCTCCCAAGTAGGACTACTGGGCGATGAGTCCGGACGAATCAAGTTCGTCTCCTTTACGACAAGCGACCTACCGCTACTCGAAGAAGATACGGTCTACCAGCTCAGTAACGTCGTCACAGACGAGTACGACGGACGATTCTCGGTGAAGCTCAACCGGACGACGAGCATCCAACAGCTCGATACGGATATCGAGGTCGGTGACGACACGACCGAAATCAAGGGCGCGCTCGTGGACATCCAACGCGGGAGCGGTCTCATCAAACGGTGTCCACAGGAGGACTGTACGCGGGTGTTACAGAACGGTCGCTGTTCGGAGCACGGGGAGGTCGAAGGCGAGTTCGATCTCCGCATCAAAGGCGTGCTTGACGACGGTTCGACGGTCCAAGAGCTCGTGTTCGATCGAGAAGCGACCGAGGAGCTGACCGACATCACGCTGGACCGGGCCAAGGAGATGGCGATGGACGCGCTTGATACGAGCGTCGTGACCGACGAAATGAAAGCGGCGACGCTCGGTCAGTACTACCGGGTTCGCGGTCCGATGCTCGGCCGATATCTGCTCGTCAACGAGTTCGAACGGCTCGGGTCGGTAGATACGAACGAAGCTCTCACCAAAGTGAGGTCGATCTGA
- a CDS encoding DUF7091 family protein — MSSRRRLELLLRSTFRSAGSQWAKARQAYNSSKNAASFDVPTDDDGNAHIVCRRHVERRAVPLDEEGRPPCFDPDHQDCRGCVEDIEDGLIETW; from the coding sequence ATGTCCTCTCGTCGGCGACTCGAACTGCTGTTGCGCTCGACGTTTCGATCGGCTGGTTCTCAGTGGGCGAAAGCGAGACAGGCGTACAACTCCTCCAAAAACGCGGCGTCGTTTGACGTTCCAACTGACGATGACGGAAACGCACACATCGTCTGTCGACGCCACGTCGAGCGGCGGGCGGTCCCGCTCGACGAGGAGGGTCGCCCACCGTGTTTCGATCCCGACCATCAGGACTGCCGTGGCTGTGTCGAGGATATCGAAGACGGACTGATCGAGACGTGGTGA
- a CDS encoding A/G-specific adenine glycosylase: protein MTEAASLPEDTGDVRAVLIEWYESDHRDFPWRRTTDPYAILVSEVMSQQTQLERVEKAWTAFLDRWPTVADLAAAERGAVVSFWSDHRLGYNNRAKYLHTAAQQVLDEHDGEFPTSPTALRSLQGVGPYTANAVASFAFNEGNAVVDTNVKRVLYRAFDVPDSDAAFEDTAAELMPEGASRVWNNAIMELGGVACQKTPRCDAAGCPWREWCHAYQTGDFTAPDVPTQPEFEGSRRQMRGRVISVLKEYDELPLDTLGPRVRVDYSPDGEYGRAWLRELLSDLEADGLVETDEHDGETTAQLRQ, encoded by the coding sequence ATGACCGAAGCAGCCTCCCTTCCCGAGGACACTGGCGACGTTCGCGCGGTGCTCATCGAATGGTACGAGTCCGACCATCGTGATTTCCCGTGGCGACGGACCACCGATCCGTATGCGATCCTTGTGTCGGAAGTGATGAGCCAACAGACACAGCTGGAACGGGTCGAAAAAGCGTGGACGGCGTTTCTCGATCGATGGCCTACGGTGGCCGATCTCGCCGCTGCGGAGCGAGGTGCCGTAGTGTCGTTCTGGTCCGACCACCGACTGGGCTACAACAACCGAGCGAAATATCTTCACACCGCAGCACAGCAGGTACTTGACGAGCACGACGGCGAGTTCCCCACCTCGCCCACGGCGTTACGATCGCTTCAGGGCGTCGGTCCCTACACGGCCAACGCGGTCGCCAGTTTCGCGTTCAACGAGGGCAATGCCGTCGTCGACACCAACGTCAAACGCGTACTGTACCGGGCGTTCGACGTTCCGGATTCAGACGCGGCGTTCGAGGACACCGCTGCGGAGTTGATGCCCGAGGGGGCGTCCCGGGTGTGGAACAACGCCATCATGGAACTCGGCGGCGTTGCGTGTCAGAAGACGCCTCGGTGTGACGCCGCCGGCTGTCCGTGGCGCGAGTGGTGTCACGCCTACCAGACGGGCGATTTCACCGCGCCGGACGTCCCGACCCAGCCCGAATTCGAGGGCAGCCGGCGACAGATGCGAGGCCGCGTGATCTCGGTCCTCAAAGAGTACGACGAACTCCCACTAGACACTCTCGGACCGCGCGTCCGGGTCGATTATAGCCCCGACGGCGAATACGGCCGGGCGTGGCTCCGAGAGCTGCTTTCCGATCTCGAAGCCGACGGTCTCGTCGAAACGGACGAGCACGACGGTGAGACCACTGCCCAGCTCCGCCAATGA